The Oceaniferula marina region GAACGATCGTGGGATACGCATACCTGATGGAGCTCTTTGTCGCATTCTACTCAGGGGCAAAATACGAGGGCGCCGCATTCTATTTCCGTCTCGCGGGCCCCTACTGGTGGTCGTACATCGCGATGATGGGATGTAACGTGATTGCTCCGCAGCTTTTCTGGTTCAAATTCTGCCGTGAAAACCTCTGGGTGGTCATGGGCGTCTGTATGGCGGTGAACGCCGGTATGTGGTTTGAGCGATTTGTGATCATTGTGACCACCCTGCCACGGATGTGGCTGCCAGGTGACTGGAAATACTACAACCCGAGTTGGGTCGACATCATGACCTACGTCGGAACCATCGGTATGTTCCTCACCTTGTTCCTTCTTTTCCTGAAGTTCCTCCCGTGCATCAACATCGCCGAGGTGAAATGGACACTGCCGAAGAGTGATCCGCACTTCGACGACAAGGAGGCCATCGATGACCAGGGCACCGAGGCGGTTGCTCCTTACCAGCACGAATTGCAGAACTAAGCTCCATCTCCCAACATCCATCTTCCATATTTCCTATGACTCCTAAACGTGTTTACGGCTACCTCGCCGAGTTCGAAAGCGCCTCTGCCCTCTACAAGGCAGCGGAGAAGGTGCGTGATGCAGGCCACAAGAAGTGGGACTGCTACTCACCCTATCCGATTCACGGCCTGGACAAAGCGATGGGTATGAAAAAATCGATTCTCCCATGGTTGGTCTTCTGTGGTGGATCGCTGGGATTTTTGACGGCGATCACGCTGGCCTACACCACTCAGGTGGTGATTTACCCGACGGTCGTCCAGGCGAAGCCTGCCAACATTTTTACGACGGCGGCATTTTTCCCGATCATGTTCGAGCTGACGGTTCTGCTATCTGGATTTACCACCTTGTTTGGATTGCTGGCCTTGATGGGGCTTCCCCGTCTCAACCACCCTTTGTTTGAGAGTGAGCAATTTGCCCGTGCGACCGACGACGGCTTTTTTATCGCGATCGAAGCCCGTGACCCACGGTTCTCCTCGGAAGAAACGAAAACCCTGCTGGAAGACGCCGGCGGTTCCAACATCGAACTTGTCGAGGAGCCCGAAGCCTAACCAGCCGACCCCGCCATCCCATTTCCTGATAACTAATAACAGATAACTATTCTCCCATGCGCTACTTCTTTTTAGCCTATGCCCTGATCATTGTAATGGTGATCGGTTTCTTCGGATTCCGTGGACAAATGTTCAGTGGAACGCCACTGCGCCTATTCCCGGATATGGATGATCAGGACAAAGTCAAAACCCAGACGGTGAGCAACTTCTTTGCCGACGGTATGAGTGCCCGTAAGCCGGTTGTGGGCACGGTGCCCCGCGGATTTGAAATCGACGGTTCGGGTATCAGTTTTGGCAACAGCACGGCTTACAGCCACACCGGTGTGATCGGTGATGCATACGGTGACGGCATTCCTTTCGAAGAGCTTGGCCTCGCCGATATCGATCCTCAGGCATTTCTCCGTCATGGCCAGGAGCGTTTCAATATCTCCTGCATGCCGTGCCACGGTGAGTCCGGCAATGGCAAGGGAGCCGCCGCAGTGAAGGGAAATATTCCAGCCACGGACCTGACCGGCTTTGCCAAACCCACCTACCCTGACGGTAAGATGTTTGAAACCATCACCAAAGGCAAAGGCCAGATGAGTGGCTATGGTTACAATATTCCGGTGCAAGACCGCTGGGCGATCATCGCTTACGTCCGAGCCCTGCAAGCCGCCCGCAGCGTTCCCGCTGACCAGTAATTCTTTTTATCCCCGAATTTCCACTTTCAACTTCCTACTTCTAAAATGGGTCACTTCGTAACATCCAAAGACATCCCAGCCGACGGCGAACATATCGCTCCGGGTAAACTTGCACTGCCGATGATGGTATGTGGCGTGATTGCCTTGCTTGGGATCATCCTCAGCGTGTACTTGTTGTTCATCCACGGTGATTCGACTGAGGTCAACCAACCGGCCGATACCGTGCAGGGGCAGTATGCTTACTCGTGGTTGTTTGCCTTTATCTTTTTCATCAGCATCACCTTGGGTGGCACGTTCTGGATGTTGCTCCACCACGTTTCCAACTCTGGTTGGGGAATCGCCGTGCGTCGCTTGATGGAGAATCTGGCGTCTGTTTTTCCATGGTTTGCCATCCTTGCCATTCCCTTCTTTTTCCCCGAGGTGCAGAAGCACTTGTATGAGTGGATGAACGAACACCGGATCGCAGGAACCGGCACCTATGGCAGTGTGACTCCAGAGGTCAAAGAAACCCTGTATGCCAACCATCAGGCATTGCTTGCCGCCAAGGAGTTCTACATGAACCTGCCGTTCTGGTTTGGCCGGATGGTGTTCTACTTCGTCGCCCTCGGTGGTGGGATCATTTGGTTGAAGAAAATTTCCGTTGCCCAAGACCACGACCCGAACCCGGGCGTTGAGCGTCTGATTTTCTCCCGCAAACTCAGTATGTTTTTCCTCGTGGTGTTTGGTTTGACTGCGACCTTCCTCGTGTTTGACCTGGTCAAGGCACTTGATTTCAAATGGTTCTCGACGATGTACGGCGTTTATTTCTTTGCGGGTTGCGTGCTCAATGGCATGGCCTTGCTGATTTTGACTTCCATCCTGCTGCGTCGTGCCGGATACCTGCAGACGGTGATGAGCCCTGAGCACCATCACGTCATGGGTAAACTGACCTTTGCCTTTGTGGTCTTCTGGGGATACGTCACCTTCTCCCAGTTTTTCCTGATCTGGTATGCCAACATTACCGAGGAAACGAGCTACTTCCTATTGCGTAACACCGGCAACTGGAACACCGCGAGTGTCTGCCTCGTCTTCGGCCACTTCGCCTTGCCTTTCCTCTTCCTGCTGCGCTCCGATGTGAAGAAAAAGCCGGGTCTGATGATTCCGATCACGATCTACTTGTTCACCCTTCATGCGCTCGACCACTACATCATGGTCACGCCGGAACGTGGACCCTCCCTGACGATGTTCAGCGAAGGAGGACCACAGCTGTTTTCCACTGGGAACGTCTTCTGGCTCGACCTGATTGCCTTTGTTACGATCGGTTGTTTCTTCGCCTATTTCTATATGCGGGCACTGACCAAGAGCAGCCTGTTCCCACACCGCGACCCGCGCATTCTCGAATCCGCCAACTTGTTCAACTAAGTGACTAATTTCCCTCAGGATATGACTACCCAGTATTCCAACCATCGCGACACACCGATCCGCAGATTCAGCAGTTTTTGCTGGGGACTAGCAGCCTTTGGCTCCTTCGGTCTGGTGTCGGTCATTGCCTATTACTCGACTTCCGGAAATGCCGGTGATGTCGAAACCTTGCGCGCGACCGAACGCCTGGCCTTGAAAGCCGAAGTGGAAGCCGCCCAATCGGCACTTCTGGTCGAAAAAGATGTCGAAGCGGGAAAAAGCAAGCAGGTGCCACCGGCCAAGGTGTTTGATCGCCTCGGCAATGAGATTAAAAGCAAGCCCGGCAAGTCGGACACCTTTGTCCCCGGAAGTGAAGCTCACAAAAAGCAGCTGGAAGCCCTGAGCCAAGGCCCTGGCGACGGTGAGGGCTTGAAACTGTTCCAGGAAAAAACCTGCGCAACCTGTCACGGCATGGATGGCAATCGTCCGATCGCCCCGATGTATCCAAAACTTGGTGGCCAGAATGTCGATTATGTGCTCGCCCAGATGAAGGATTTTAAGGATGGCAAACGCACCAACGGCCAGGCTGTGGTGATGAAGCCGCTGATGGAAGCCCTGAGCGACGACGAAATGCAGAAGCTGGCGAAGTGGATTTCCGAGCAAAAGCTTGAGATCGAACTCAAGGAAGATCACCCCGGTGCAGCCGCCTACATCGCCAAAGGATGTGTCGCTTGTCACGGCCCGGATGCCAAGACCCCGCTTGCACCGAACTATCCGAACCTGCGCGGGCAGAGCAAGGATTACATTGTCAACCAGATGAAGGACATCAAGTCAGGTGCCCGGAACAATGGCACCAGTGCTGCCATGCAAGCGATTATGACCGGCGTCAGCGATGACGAAATCGAGGTCATTGCCGAGTGGTTGAGCACCCCGGCGAAATAGCCCCACCTCTTGTCAGGAATTACCTAACGAACATTACCTTTCCAAACCATTTCATCATGTCCACTCAAAGTCACGAATCAACCGTTGAGGATACCCAACTGCGATCAGAGATTGATCGTTCGTTGCGGCATCCTGTGATGTTTTTCTTCACCAGTGGAGCGGCCTGGCTTGCCGTTGCGCTTTTCCTTGCGATTGTTTCCATGGCGAAGCTTTACGCTCCCGGGTTTTTGGGTGAGTGCTCCGGGTTGCAATACGGCCGGGTGTTTCCTGCGCACTTGAATGTGTTGGTTTACGGATGGGGTGCCCAGGCAGGATTTGGTGTGCTGATTTGGTTGATGGCCCGTCTGTCACGCCAGCCCAGCAAAAATGCTGGTACGATTTTGGTTGCCGGACATATTTGGAATTTTGCCGTTGCCGTGGGAACGATTGGAATTCTCTGCGGTCACGGAACCGGTAAACATTGGATGCAGTTCCCGACCTTCGTCTGGCCGGTGCTTCTCGGCGCCTACGCTGCGATTGCGATCTGGGTGGTGATCAGCTTCCGTATCCGCCGTGGTGATTCGACCTATATCTCCCAGTGGTACTTGCTTGGCGCGACCATTTGGTTCCCTTGGATTTATTTGACGGCCAACCTTTACGTCAATGTGTTTGATGTGCAGCCATTGATGGCCGCCGCGATCAACGCCTGGTTCCGCTTTGCCCTGATCTTCTTGTTCTTCACGCCGATTGCGATTGCATCGATCTATTACATCGTGGCGAAGATTACCGCCCGCCCAATCTATAACTCGACCTATTCGATGGCTGGGTTCTGGGCGCTTGCCGTGATTGCCCCTTGGGCAGGAATGCAGGCACTGATGGGTGCTCCCATCCCGGTCTTTGTCCAGTATGCCGGAGCTGCCGCAACCATTCTCATCGCCGTGCCTTTGCTGCTCAGTGGAGTGAATATTTTGAAAACAACCTCGGGACAGACCGAGGCCATCGCTAACAGCCCATCGCTGCGGTTCAGTATTGCCGCTACGGTTGGCATGTTGATCCTTGCCCTGATGAGTGTGATCCTCGCTCACCCCGCCGCCCTGAAGTTCACCCAGTTTACCATCGCCGGTTACGGCTATGAGCTGCTTGCTCTGTATGGCTTTTTCAGCATGGCGATGTTTGGTGCGATTTATTTCATTGTCCCCCGGATCACACGACGTGAGTGGCTTTCAGCCCGGATGATCCGAACCCACTTCTGGTTCTCCATCTATGGCATTCTTTTTGTTGTGATCTTCTGTGCCTTGCTTGGTGGCTTCCAGCAGGGTGCCGCCCAGGAAAATCACGTTCATCCGTGGAGGCAAGCAGTGGAGGCGGTTTCTCCCTTTGCCATTGGTATGACCGTCGCCTGGTGCTTTATCCTGATCTCCAACATGTTCTTCTTCCTTCACCTCACGCTGATGTGGTTGCGTCTCGGCCGCCGCAGTGCGCACCCGACCCTGCTGCGTCGTGAAAGTGCCAGCGCCTAAACCCATTCTGAAATCTATCCGCTCCTATTTTCATCATGACCTTTAAAACTTTTCTCATTGGAATGTTCGCCAGCTTCGGTCTGGCGTGGACGTGCATTATTGCCATCCCGGTGGCGAGTACGGACGCTCGTCCGCCTGTGAAAATGAACGACGATGAAGACGCCGCCTATTACCAGCATGGTGTCGCCGGACGGAAACTCAATGGAGGTGAAATCTATAAGGCAAATGGATGTTATACCTGCCACACCCAGTTGGTTCGCCCAACCTATGCCGGATCGGAAATTCACCGCGAAGGCATTGCCGGAGTAAAAAATGACGATGGCGATACCCGCCGTGAGACGAGCTACGCCGACTTCACAGGTGAGGACTTTGCCCAGATCGGTCTGATGCGGATGGGGCCGGACCTGAGTAACTTTGCCTATCGTGCTGAGGCATATGGAAGCAAAGTTGGCATGACTGCCGAAGCCTGGATTTTCGAGCACCTTTACAACCCGCGTAACAATGAGATCCGCCTTGGGAAGCACGGAGAGAAACTCGACATGAGTTGGTCAAATTGTCCGTCGCAGAAGCAGATGTTTGAAACCGTTGATGCCGTTGGGCAGGATGGTGTTTTTGCCCTGACTGCTGATGCGGGTGAGGGTCGTGTGATTCGTCCGAAGCAAGATGCCAGAGTGCTGGCCAGCTATTTGTTATCTTTCAAGCGTGATGACAAGATGCCCAAATCACTGGATTACAGTGGCAAGGATGAAGAAGAGTAAGCCTCTCGTTTCAAAACCCTCTCTGATTTTTTCAACAACCCTTTACAGTTAATCAACATGTCCCAGCAACCTACCAGCCAACCGGATCTTGACGATCGTTCGAGTGTGCTAACAGACGCCGCTGCAGCGCAACGTGAAAACCATATGTTTACCGAAGGTGCCGAGCCCTTATCGATTTGGTTTATCCTCGGTAGTGCCATTGTGGTTTTGATCGGTGGTGGTGTGCTCTTCGGCGGTGGTAATCTGTTTAATTACACCAAGACGGTCAAACCGGGATATGAGCGTGCTGCAGCCGAAGGTGAGGAGAATTCAGGACCTAAACCCAAACCTGCCATGGTCGCCTATAACAAGGTGGGAGGGAAAATTTATTCTTCCTGCGCCGGTTGCCACGGCAACGATGGCATCGGAACGGATGCCTATCCTCCACTGGCCAACTCGGAGTGGGTGAATGGTCCGAGTTTGCGTCCGGCGATGATTATTCTCAACGGATGTAAAGACCCGATCACGGTTGCTGGTAAAACCTACAACGGTGTGATGCCTGCTCAGGGATCCGGGATGGGTGCGAAGGAGCTTGCCGGTATCCTCAACTATATCCGGAATAACTTTGGCAATAAAAACGATCAGCTGATTACATTGGAAATGGCACAGGATGCCCTCGATGCCAGCAAGGAGCGGAATGGTGGTGCAATGACTGCTACAGAGCTCGATGCCGACTACAAGCGGGATCTCAAAGGTGAACCGCTGGATCCGGCCACCATGGTCAACCCCAAGACCCTTCAACCGGTAGCTCCCGCTTCCGAGTAGGAGGTTTACCTAATACCACTCCGCAAAACAGACGAGACGATTGATCGTTGTTGAGGTATTTGGAAAAGCACTGCGTGATCCATGAGAGTTCCGGATGAATGACTCCTTTGGCTTTGTTTCTCCTTAGTCATGGTGCCCGCACCATACCTTCGTCGCGCCTTACCAAAGAACTCATTCATCTCGGCTATCGTCCCGTCTGTTTTACTACTTGGTATAAGTGCTTTTAGGAGGATGGCAGTAGGACAGCTTTTCAAGCTGTCGGCAGGCTTGGGAACAAGATCTTGTAGCTTGGGTTCACCAAGGTTGCCGACAGGATGCAATCCTGTCCTACTTTGGTGCTTCACCCGGATAGTTGTTTGGGGCATGATCCGACCATGAAACTGAATGCAGACGTGGGCGAGGGCTTTGGTCCGTGGTCGGTAGGGGACGACGCCGCATTGATGCCATACTTGGACATGGCGAACATCGCTTGTGGCTTCCATGCCTCGGACCCGGATGGCATGGACCGGACGGTTTGTTTGGCTTTGGATCACGGAGTGATGGTCGGCGCACATCCGGGGTACCGCGACCTTGAAGGTTTCGGACGTCGATCAATCCCTCACGAAGCGGAATCGATCACCCGCCTGGTGGCTTATCAAGTTGGCGCACTACAGGCGATATGCGACTTGCATGGTGCTCAAGTTGAATACGTCAAACCGCACGGGGCACTCTATCACGATATGATGCGATGTGAGGCAACGTTTGAAGCTGTTCTTACTGCGGTGGCAGCCATGCCCGGTCATCCGGCATTGATGATTTTAGCCGGAGCACAAAACGAGAAGCGAAAACAAATGGCGGAATGTCATCAGGTGCCCTTGTTGATGGAGGCTTTTGCTGACCGGGCCTACTCCGATGGGGGATCTTTGCTGCCTCGCGGTCAACCAGGTGCGGTTTATGCATCGACCCAACAGATGGTGGATCAGGTGATGCAGATAAAAACTTCCGGGACGGTGACGAGTGTAAATGGCAGGGAGTTTCCTCTATCCGCCGATACGGTGTGCGTGCATGGGGACAATGCAGAATCGATTGCCGCCGTAGCCCGCATCCGCAAGGCATTGCAGACTGGGTAAAATGATGAAGGAAACGAAGCTGCGGATCGAACCGGTGTCGGAAACGAGTTGGATTCTCTACCTCGGTGAAGAGATAGATGTTCATCTGGCGCCGTTGATTGGTCAGTTTTCTGAGCGTATCGCGAATCGATGCCCGGAAGTGATCGAGGTGACGCCATCTTATACATCGATTTTGGTCGAGTTGGATGTGCTGCACGCCGATTTCGATAAATTTCCTAACCGGGTTCGGCGATTGCACTCCGAACTGGTGCAGGGTAAGAGCGATGACTCCAGTCGTTTACATCTCTTGCCGGTGTATTATTCTCCCGAGGTGGCCCCTGATTTGATAGAACTTGCCGACCACTGCGGGGTGCCGGTCGAGGAGGTGATTCGATTGCATAGCTCCTGTGAGTATCATGTTTGTGCGATTGGTTTTGCTCCTGGCTTTGCTTTTTTAGCTGAGCTTGACGAGCGGATTGCACATCCGAGGAAGACCACTCCGCGGAAGAAAGTGGCCGCCGGCAGTGTGGGTATTGCCGATCGGCAAACGGCGGTTTATCCGTCGGAGTCGCCTGGTGGTTGGCAGATCATTGGCCGTTGTCCGGAGCTCTTGTTTGATCGCATGAAGGATCCGGTTTCTCCCTTTGTTGTTGGTGATCGGGTGAAGTTTGAACCCATTTCAAAGGATGAATATCTGCGTGCGGGAGGGGAGATCGGGAATGGTTAAGGGGCTCAGGGTGGTCAGGCCGGGAATTCGGTCGGAGCTTCAAGATTGGGGGCGATACGGTTTTGCTCCCCAGGGGATGAGTCAAGGGGGACCGATTGATGTGCATGCGTATGCCTGGGCGAATAAGCTGCTAGAGAACAGGATGGAAGCTCCGCTTATTGAGTTGACGGTGGGTAGAGCTACCTTTCAAGCGGAGCAGGAGCTATGCCTCGCCTTGACGGGGGCGGATATGCAGGCACGGCTTGACGCTTGCCCGATCGAACACTGGCGAACGTTCAGGATGAAGCCGGGGCAGATCTTGACCCTGGGCGCTGCGCGGGATGGCATGCGGGCATATCTGGCGGTGAGAGGTGGTTTTCAAGTGCCTTCGAGCCAGGAGAGTGTCTCCACGGTTGCAAGAAATAGGATGGGCGGGCTGGAAGGTGATGGACGTTCCCTGCAAGCGGGGGATCGTTTACCCTGTCTGTCTGACCACGGATCGAAGTGTGGTTCAGCAGGTCATGGCTTGGCATCGCTTGGAAATGTCAGGGTTCCGCCACGAATGATCCCTGAGTATCGGCAATCGGTTTGTTTACGCGTGGTGGAGTCGTATCAATCGAGTCTTTTTTCTAGCTCCGAGATGGACGCCTTTTACCGGCAGACCTATTCCTTGAGTGCACTGGGTGATCGGATGGGGGCCCGCTTGGAGGGGGCTGAAATAAGGGTTCCGTCATCAGGGGTGATCTCGGAAGGTTTGGCATTGGGCTCGGTCCAGATTCCGCCTGACGGGCAGCCGATTATTTTACTCAATGACCGTCAAACCTTGGGAGGTTACCCGAAGTTAGGGTGTGTGGCTCGGGTGGATTTGCCAAAATTGGCTCAATTGCGCCCCGGAGCACAGGTTTCCTTTGTCCCTGTAGCGCTGGAGGATGCTAGGGCTGCATGGTTGGGCTTTTGTCGGTTTTTTGTAAGGTAAGTCCATGGACCCACGTTAAGCATTACAGCAATTTTTACCTACTATGATGAAACGAAATTTGATGGTCCTACTAGCGGCCAGTTTGTTGTTGCCGGCGGTGGCCGAGCAAAAAAAACCGAACATTGTGTTTATTTTTGCCGATGATCAAACCTTTGAAAGCGTCGGGGCTTATGGTTTAACCGATTGTAAAACGCCGAACCTGGACCGCCTGGTGCATGAGGGAGCTACCTTTTCCCAAGCGTTTAACATGGGGGCATGGAATGGGGCGGTCTGTCTGGCCAGTCGCGCTATGCTCAACAGCGGTGCGTTTGTGAACCGGGCACAAAAAATCATTCGCTCCCAACCGCATTGGTCTGAGATGATGCGGGATGCCGGCTATAAAACCTACATGACGGGTAAATGGCATGTGCCTGGTAAGCCCCGTTTTGATGTGGTCCAGGATGTGCGCCCGGGGATGCCGAAGGGCTCCGGATACAATCGTCCAACCAGTAAGGAGGATTACGAAAAGGGATGGAAACCTTGGGA contains the following coding sequences:
- a CDS encoding DUF3341 domain-containing protein, with protein sequence MTPKRVYGYLAEFESASALYKAAEKVRDAGHKKWDCYSPYPIHGLDKAMGMKKSILPWLVFCGGSLGFLTAITLAYTTQVVIYPTVVQAKPANIFTTAAFFPIMFELTVLLSGFTTLFGLLALMGLPRLNHPLFESEQFARATDDGFFIAIEARDPRFSSEETKTLLEDAGGSNIELVEEPEA
- a CDS encoding c-type cytochrome, with translation MRYFFLAYALIIVMVIGFFGFRGQMFSGTPLRLFPDMDDQDKVKTQTVSNFFADGMSARKPVVGTVPRGFEIDGSGISFGNSTAYSHTGVIGDAYGDGIPFEELGLADIDPQAFLRHGQERFNISCMPCHGESGNGKGAAAVKGNIPATDLTGFAKPTYPDGKMFETITKGKGQMSGYGYNIPVQDRWAIIAYVRALQAARSVPADQ
- a CDS encoding c-type cytochrome; the protein is MTTQYSNHRDTPIRRFSSFCWGLAAFGSFGLVSVIAYYSTSGNAGDVETLRATERLALKAEVEAAQSALLVEKDVEAGKSKQVPPAKVFDRLGNEIKSKPGKSDTFVPGSEAHKKQLEALSQGPGDGEGLKLFQEKTCATCHGMDGNRPIAPMYPKLGGQNVDYVLAQMKDFKDGKRTNGQAVVMKPLMEALSDDEMQKLAKWISEQKLEIELKEDHPGAAAYIAKGCVACHGPDAKTPLAPNYPNLRGQSKDYIVNQMKDIKSGARNNGTSAAMQAIMTGVSDDEIEVIAEWLSTPAK
- a CDS encoding cbb3-type cytochrome c oxidase subunit I, with the protein product MSTQSHESTVEDTQLRSEIDRSLRHPVMFFFTSGAAWLAVALFLAIVSMAKLYAPGFLGECSGLQYGRVFPAHLNVLVYGWGAQAGFGVLIWLMARLSRQPSKNAGTILVAGHIWNFAVAVGTIGILCGHGTGKHWMQFPTFVWPVLLGAYAAIAIWVVISFRIRRGDSTYISQWYLLGATIWFPWIYLTANLYVNVFDVQPLMAAAINAWFRFALIFLFFTPIAIASIYYIVAKITARPIYNSTYSMAGFWALAVIAPWAGMQALMGAPIPVFVQYAGAAATILIAVPLLLSGVNILKTTSGQTEAIANSPSLRFSIAATVGMLILALMSVILAHPAALKFTQFTIAGYGYELLALYGFFSMAMFGAIYFIVPRITRREWLSARMIRTHFWFSIYGILFVVIFCALLGGFQQGAAQENHVHPWRQAVEAVSPFAIGMTVAWCFILISNMFFFLHLTLMWLRLGRRSAHPTLLRRESASA
- a CDS encoding cbb3-type cytochrome c oxidase subunit II: MTFKTFLIGMFASFGLAWTCIIAIPVASTDARPPVKMNDDEDAAYYQHGVAGRKLNGGEIYKANGCYTCHTQLVRPTYAGSEIHREGIAGVKNDDGDTRRETSYADFTGEDFAQIGLMRMGPDLSNFAYRAEAYGSKVGMTAEAWIFEHLYNPRNNEIRLGKHGEKLDMSWSNCPSQKQMFETVDAVGQDGVFALTADAGEGRVIRPKQDARVLASYLLSFKRDDKMPKSLDYSGKDEEE
- a CDS encoding c-type cytochrome — translated: MSQQPTSQPDLDDRSSVLTDAAAAQRENHMFTEGAEPLSIWFILGSAIVVLIGGGVLFGGGNLFNYTKTVKPGYERAAAEGEENSGPKPKPAMVAYNKVGGKIYSSCAGCHGNDGIGTDAYPPLANSEWVNGPSLRPAMIILNGCKDPITVAGKTYNGVMPAQGSGMGAKELAGILNYIRNNFGNKNDQLITLEMAQDALDASKERNGGAMTATELDADYKRDLKGEPLDPATMVNPKTLQPVAPASE
- a CDS encoding 5-oxoprolinase subunit PxpA, translating into MKLNADVGEGFGPWSVGDDAALMPYLDMANIACGFHASDPDGMDRTVCLALDHGVMVGAHPGYRDLEGFGRRSIPHEAESITRLVAYQVGALQAICDLHGAQVEYVKPHGALYHDMMRCEATFEAVLTAVAAMPGHPALMILAGAQNEKRKQMAECHQVPLLMEAFADRAYSDGGSLLPRGQPGAVYASTQQMVDQVMQIKTSGTVTSVNGREFPLSADTVCVHGDNAESIAAVARIRKALQTG
- the pxpB gene encoding 5-oxoprolinase subunit PxpB — its product is MMKETKLRIEPVSETSWILYLGEEIDVHLAPLIGQFSERIANRCPEVIEVTPSYTSILVELDVLHADFDKFPNRVRRLHSELVQGKSDDSSRLHLLPVYYSPEVAPDLIELADHCGVPVEEVIRLHSSCEYHVCAIGFAPGFAFLAELDERIAHPRKTTPRKKVAAGSVGIADRQTAVYPSESPGGWQIIGRCPELLFDRMKDPVSPFVVGDRVKFEPISKDEYLRAGGEIGNG
- a CDS encoding biotin-dependent carboxyltransferase family protein; protein product: MNICVREGRSGMVKGLRVVRPGIRSELQDWGRYGFAPQGMSQGGPIDVHAYAWANKLLENRMEAPLIELTVGRATFQAEQELCLALTGADMQARLDACPIEHWRTFRMKPGQILTLGAARDGMRAYLAVRGGFQVPSSQESVSTVARNRMGGLEGDGRSLQAGDRLPCLSDHGSKCGSAGHGLASLGNVRVPPRMIPEYRQSVCLRVVESYQSSLFSSSEMDAFYRQTYSLSALGDRMGARLEGAEIRVPSSGVISEGLALGSVQIPPDGQPIILLNDRQTLGGYPKLGCVARVDLPKLAQLRPGAQVSFVPVALEDARAAWLGFCRFFVR